One Leptolyngbya iicbica LK genomic window carries:
- the prmA gene encoding 50S ribosomal protein L11 methyltransferase yields MTLVNSWWEVQVLCDPALEDTVFWRFETFGGHGTASQRRTHFRQIQAYFPQDEFELLDLAALALRIKQDAICSQLAIPQTTWRLIDEEDWSKSWKDHWSPQEIGDRLIINPAWMDKPEGSDRLILQLDPGAAFGTGTHPTTQLCLESLEMRVDSDTPDVTVADIGCGSGILSIAALLLGAKHAYAVDLDALAVRATQENAALNGFTAPQIEVQQGSLDTLMKTLEKPVDGILCNILAEVIVDLIPQLSEIAHPQSWGILSGILLEQSKLVADTLEQHGWVVATLWRRKEWCCLNIRRS; encoded by the coding sequence ATGACCTTGGTCAATAGCTGGTGGGAAGTTCAGGTTTTGTGCGACCCCGCGTTGGAAGATACCGTCTTTTGGCGGTTTGAAACCTTTGGGGGGCACGGCACTGCCAGCCAGCGGCGGACTCACTTTCGGCAGATTCAGGCGTATTTTCCGCAGGATGAGTTTGAGCTGCTGGACTTGGCGGCCCTGGCGTTGCGCATCAAGCAAGACGCGATTTGTTCACAGCTGGCCATTCCCCAAACGACCTGGCGGCTGATTGACGAAGAAGACTGGTCGAAAAGCTGGAAAGATCACTGGTCGCCCCAGGAGATCGGCGATCGCCTGATCATCAATCCCGCCTGGATGGATAAGCCCGAGGGCAGCGATCGCCTGATCCTGCAACTCGATCCGGGGGCGGCGTTCGGCACAGGCACCCACCCCACCACCCAACTCTGCCTGGAATCGTTGGAAATGCGCGTCGACTCCGACACCCCCGACGTGACGGTAGCGGATATTGGCTGCGGCTCTGGCATTCTCTCTATTGCGGCGCTGCTGCTGGGCGCCAAGCACGCCTACGCCGTCGATCTGGATGCCCTGGCGGTGCGCGCCACCCAAGAAAATGCGGCCCTCAATGGATTCACCGCTCCTCAAATCGAGGTTCAACAGGGCAGTCTCGATACCCTGATGAAGACCCTGGAAAAACCCGTCGACGGCATTCTCTGCAATATTCTGGCAGAGGTGATTGTCGATCTGATCCCGCAGCTCAGCGAAATCGCCCATCCCCAGAGCTGGGGCATTCTCAGCGGCATTTTGCTGGAGCAGTCGAAGCTGGTGGCCGACACGCTGGAGCAGCATGGCTGGGTCGTCGCCACCCTGTGGCGGCGCAAAGAGTGGTGCTGTTTAAATATTCGCCGCTCATAG
- a CDS encoding 50S ribosomal protein L11 methyltransferase, with translation MLSSILLKQSELVTDTLEQHGWVVATLWRRQEWCCLNIRRS, from the coding sequence ATTCTTAGCAGTATTTTGCTAAAGCAGTCGGAGCTAGTAACGGACACGCTAGAGCAGCATGGTTGGGTGGTGGCGACGCTGTGGCGACGGCAGGAGTGGTGCTGCCTCAACATCCGCCGCTCTTAG
- a CDS encoding alpha/beta fold hydrolase: MLQFLPPGFEQKVTATSLGIMAYYTQAADRRWATASDAAEPATLVCLHSLGGGSSAYEWSKIYGALAADYRIIAPDLVGWGQSAHPEREYCTEDYCDIIAHLIEQVAGAPAIVAATSLTAGVVVRLAIQRPELFQALFLVSPSGNDDFGVGYGYSLPAILAGTPVIDRLIYQFGAANETAVTQFLTNFLFAHPDRITAEIVQAYTTCTQQPNAEYSALASLKGNVCFDLTRYIGQLTVPTTIVVGEKSRFNRPDKTKRMAAMNRAAIQTVHVVPDVGVLPHVEEPSVVVGLLRAFLRQTLATERPSSVPVLS, from the coding sequence ATGCTGCAATTTCTTCCTCCCGGCTTTGAGCAAAAGGTCACGGCCACGTCCTTGGGCATCATGGCCTACTACACCCAAGCTGCCGATCGCCGATGGGCGACTGCGTCTGATGCCGCTGAACCAGCCACCTTAGTCTGTCTGCACAGTTTAGGCGGTGGCTCATCGGCCTACGAATGGTCAAAGATTTACGGGGCTTTGGCGGCGGACTACCGGATCATTGCGCCCGATCTGGTGGGGTGGGGGCAGTCGGCGCATCCCGAGCGCGAGTATTGCACCGAGGATTATTGCGACATCATTGCGCATTTAATCGAACAGGTGGCCGGGGCTCCGGCGATCGTGGCGGCCACCTCGTTAACGGCAGGAGTGGTGGTGCGCTTGGCGATTCAGCGGCCCGAACTGTTTCAGGCTTTATTTTTGGTATCACCGTCCGGCAATGACGATTTTGGCGTGGGCTATGGCTACAGCCTGCCGGCCATTTTGGCGGGCACCCCCGTCATCGATCGCCTCATTTACCAATTCGGCGCCGCCAACGAAACGGCAGTCACTCAGTTTCTTACCAACTTTCTGTTTGCCCATCCCGATCGCATCACGGCAGAAATTGTGCAGGCTTACACCACCTGTACCCAACAACCCAATGCCGAATACTCCGCGCTGGCTTCCCTCAAAGGGAATGTCTGCTTTGACCTGACCCGCTACATTGGCCAACTTACCGTGCCCACCACCATCGTCGTGGGCGAAAAGTCCCGATTTAATCGCCCTGACAAAACCAAGCGTATGGCCGCCATGAACCGCGCCGCCATCCAAACCGTTCATGTGGTGCCCGATGTCGGTGTGTTGCCCCATGTTGAAGAGCCGTCGGTGGTGGTGGGGCTGCTACGAGCGTTTCTGCGCCAAACGTTAGCCACTGAACGCCCGTCCTCCGTCCCGGTGCTCAGCTAA
- a CDS encoding mechanosensitive ion channel family protein, producing the protein MTGMGRRWSRQVQWGLWGMLLSFLCVVMWPGVLAAQNNGAIAEPAPAATTTMQEAVFFADVLVRGQPVLQVGSVGELSATERAQQISRRIAGLVQQPQPLDAVQVRYDRSRNLATLQLNNRVIMTVTPQDALDFDTTVEALAQEWAQKLNASFEQPNLVIEVAGRLEGTLVQLRRGILNNLSSMIGALLVLLLTWLAAKGVSRGSYLWAEKTEGDRATEILISRLSYGAVWFIGCVIALGVLGLNFAALLGTLGLTSVAIGFGLKDILSNYLSGLILLAARPFRIGDEVVIDQYEGRVVQVQLRVTTVQTYDGRQVYIPNQEVFQSSITNNTASPVRRSSVLVGIDYEADLRQAKTEILTAIAPVDGIEADPPPIVLVQELAASTVNLEVLFWVNSRRKSFLQVTSEARQAIKERLEAAGIEMPTDIYTLNFRNPPPFESFHPGSGANAPPS; encoded by the coding sequence ATGACAGGGATGGGGCGGCGATGGTCAAGGCAGGTGCAATGGGGCCTCTGGGGGATGCTGCTGAGCTTCCTATGCGTGGTGATGTGGCCGGGGGTGTTGGCGGCTCAGAACAATGGCGCGATCGCGGAACCGGCACCCGCTGCCACGACGACGATGCAAGAAGCCGTCTTTTTTGCCGATGTGCTGGTGCGGGGGCAACCCGTGCTGCAAGTGGGCAGCGTGGGCGAACTGAGCGCGACCGAGCGGGCTCAACAGATTAGCCGCCGCATTGCGGGCCTGGTGCAACAACCGCAACCGCTAGATGCAGTCCAAGTGCGGTATGACCGCTCCCGTAACCTGGCAACCCTGCAACTCAACAATCGAGTGATCATGACCGTGACGCCCCAGGATGCGCTGGATTTTGACACCACTGTAGAGGCGCTAGCCCAGGAATGGGCGCAAAAACTCAATGCCTCGTTCGAGCAGCCGAATCTGGTCATAGAAGTGGCGGGAAGACTAGAGGGCACTCTCGTTCAATTGCGGCGCGGCATTCTCAATAATCTCTCGTCGATGATTGGCGCACTTTTGGTGCTGCTGTTGACCTGGCTGGCGGCGAAGGGGGTGTCGCGGGGCAGCTATCTCTGGGCCGAAAAGACGGAGGGCGATCGCGCTACCGAAATTCTGATCAGTCGCCTGAGTTATGGCGCGGTTTGGTTTATTGGCTGCGTCATCGCCCTGGGCGTATTGGGACTGAACTTTGCGGCCTTGCTCGGCACCTTGGGACTCACCAGCGTGGCGATCGGCTTTGGCCTCAAGGATATTCTGAGTAATTACCTGTCGGGGCTGATTTTGCTGGCGGCGCGGCCCTTTCGCATTGGTGATGAAGTGGTGATCGATCAATATGAGGGGCGCGTGGTGCAGGTGCAGTTGCGGGTCACCACGGTGCAAACTTACGACGGTCGGCAGGTTTACATTCCCAATCAAGAGGTCTTTCAGAGCAGCATTACCAACAACACCGCGTCACCCGTGCGGCGCAGTAGCGTGCTGGTGGGCATTGACTATGAGGCGGATCTGCGACAGGCGAAAACCGAAATTCTGACGGCGATCGCCCCCGTTGATGGCATCGAAGCTGACCCACCCCCCATCGTTTTGGTGCAAGAGTTGGCGGCCAGCACCGTCAATCTCGAAGTGCTCTTTTGGGTCAACTCGCGCCGCAAGTCGTTTTTGCAAGTCACCTCTGAGGCCCGCCAGGCCATCAAAGAGCGCTTGGAAGCCGCTGGTATCGAGATGCCCACCGACATTTACACGCTCAACTTCCGCAATCCCCCCCCGTTTGAATCATTTCACCCCGGTTCGGGAGCCAATGCGCCACCGAGCTAA
- the hemW gene encoding radical SAM family heme chaperone HemW, with translation MSSNSTVQNSPAVVASHPGLAAPQAAYVHIPFCRRRCFYCDFPIAVAGDRARGETSPRIQSYVDTLCQEIQVTPALGAPLKTVFFGGGTPSLLAVAQVEQILQALSDRFGIKPNAEISMEMDPGTFDRVALTALRQLGVNRVSLGVQSFTDTQLEACGRTHRLADVQQAIAALHAAAIPGWSLDLISGLPHQTVETWKIALETAIAYNPQHLSIYDLTVEPNTVFHRRYTAGADPLPTDDQTAEMYRLAQSLLTAAGYDHYEVSNYAKPGYQCQHNRVYWENRPFYGFGMGAASYTQGQRFQRPRTTHDYADWLQTYAAAGGQLDLESVTTGDRWLDRLMMGLRLAEGISLKDLVEEFGEERVTQLQKCLRPYRRQGWVADEEERATVVRFTDPEGFLFSNVVLVKLFETFDAT, from the coding sequence ATGTCGTCTAATTCCACCGTGCAGAATTCCCCCGCCGTTGTAGCCTCACATCCCGGACTGGCTGCCCCCCAGGCGGCCTACGTTCACATACCCTTTTGTCGGCGGCGGTGTTTTTACTGCGACTTTCCCATTGCGGTGGCGGGCGATCGCGCGCGGGGTGAAACGTCGCCCCGCATCCAGTCCTACGTCGATACCCTGTGCCAAGAAATTCAGGTGACGCCTGCCCTGGGAGCCCCACTGAAAACGGTCTTCTTTGGCGGGGGCACACCGTCGCTGCTGGCAGTGGCCCAGGTGGAGCAGATTTTGCAGGCGTTGAGCGATCGCTTTGGCATCAAGCCGAACGCGGAAATTTCCATGGAAATGGACCCCGGGACCTTTGACCGGGTGGCGCTCACGGCGTTGCGGCAACTAGGCGTGAATCGGGTCAGTCTGGGCGTGCAGTCCTTCACCGATACACAACTGGAAGCGTGTGGTCGCACCCATCGACTGGCGGACGTGCAGCAGGCCATTGCAGCTCTCCACGCTGCCGCCATTCCCGGGTGGAGTCTGGATCTGATTTCTGGCCTGCCCCACCAGACCGTCGAGACCTGGAAAATTGCGCTGGAGACGGCGATCGCCTATAACCCTCAACACCTCTCTATTTATGATCTGACGGTAGAGCCCAATACCGTCTTCCATCGCCGCTACACCGCTGGGGCCGATCCCCTGCCGACGGACGACCAGACCGCGGAAATGTATCGTCTGGCCCAATCGCTCCTCACTGCAGCGGGCTACGACCATTACGAAGTCTCGAACTACGCCAAACCCGGCTATCAGTGCCAGCACAACCGGGTGTATTGGGAAAATCGCCCATTTTATGGCTTTGGCATGGGGGCCGCGAGCTACACCCAGGGCCAGCGGTTTCAGCGGCCCCGCACCACCCATGACTATGCCGACTGGCTGCAAACCTATGCGGCGGCGGGGGGACAGTTGGATTTGGAGTCCGTGACGACGGGCGATCGCTGGCTCGATCGCTTGATGATGGGCCTGCGCCTGGCCGAAGGCATTTCCTTAAAAGATTTGGTAGAAGAATTTGGTGAGGAACGAGTTACCCAGTTGCAGAAATGTCTGCGACCTTACCGCCGCCAAGGCTGGGTCGCTGACGAAGAGGAACGGGCAACCGTGGTCAGGTTCACCGATCCCGAGGGCTTTTTGTTTTCCAATGTAGTGCTGGTCAAGCTGTTTGAAACCTTCGATGCGACCTAG
- the rsgA gene encoding ribosome small subunit-dependent GTPase A translates to MNLEQFGWCANSTSALAFASFEQAAWVAARVIAEQRGAYRVHTGTVAYPAQITGQLQHRTVDPLMLPAVGDWVVVEPHATQNTATIHQVLPRTSQFVRKVAGTTTAGQVVAANVDTVFLMSGLDGDFNLRRIERYLVTAWDSGASPVIVLNKVDVCTDVAATIAQVAAIAIGVPIHAVSAELGRGLSQLDPYLQPGKTVALIGSSGVGKSTLTNYLLGDAQQSTQAVRADDSRGRHTTTHRQLIRLPSGALLIDTPGMRELQLWQVGAGLSETFADIEALAADCKFRDCQHDQEPGCAVQAAIAAGQLTAQRLQSYQKLQREQQWIEQRREGHAHQNTKRRWKQITKTMRQRQQPLS, encoded by the coding sequence TTGAATTTAGAACAGTTTGGCTGGTGCGCCAACAGCACCAGTGCGCTTGCGTTTGCAAGTTTTGAGCAAGCTGCTTGGGTGGCCGCTCGCGTCATTGCGGAGCAACGGGGCGCCTATCGGGTTCACACCGGCACCGTCGCATACCCGGCGCAAATAACGGGGCAGTTGCAGCACCGTACGGTTGACCCATTAATGTTGCCTGCGGTGGGTGACTGGGTGGTTGTAGAACCCCATGCCACACAAAATACCGCCACCATTCACCAAGTGTTGCCCCGGACGAGTCAGTTTGTCCGCAAGGTCGCGGGTACGACAACGGCGGGTCAGGTTGTGGCTGCCAATGTGGATACGGTTTTCCTGATGTCGGGATTGGACGGCGACTTTAACCTGCGGCGCATTGAGCGGTATTTGGTCACCGCTTGGGATAGTGGGGCGAGTCCCGTCATTGTGTTGAATAAGGTCGATGTCTGCACGGATGTGGCCGCAACGATCGCCCAGGTGGCGGCGATCGCGATTGGGGTGCCCATTCATGCCGTTAGTGCCGAACTCGGGCGGGGGCTGTCACAGCTCGATCCCTATTTGCAACCGGGCAAAACCGTTGCCCTCATTGGTTCATCGGGGGTGGGCAAATCGACCTTGACCAACTATCTGCTGGGTGATGCCCAACAAAGCACTCAAGCTGTCAGGGCTGACGATAGCCGTGGCCGTCATACCACCACCCATCGGCAACTCATCCGCCTACCGTCCGGGGCTTTATTGATTGACACACCGGGCATGCGAGAGCTGCAGCTTTGGCAGGTGGGTGCCGGCTTGTCAGAAACCTTTGCCGACATTGAGGCACTGGCCGCTGATTGCAAGTTCCGCGATTGTCAGCATGACCAAGAACCCGGTTGTGCTGTGCAAGCGGCGATCGCGGCGGGGCAACTGACCGCTCAGCGCCTACAAAGCTATCAAAAGCTTCAGCGTGAGCAGCAATGGATCGAACAGCGTCGTGAGGGACATGCTCACCAAAACACCAAGCGCCGCTGGAAACAGATCACGAAAACCATGCGGCAACGACAGCAGCCTCTGTCGTAG
- a CDS encoding tetratricopeptide repeat protein, translating into MAIDPLDQLDLSELPDYDADAEYGALLRALRRQEGFGILFVRCSPSQGRQLIDELKQDLPQKRCAELTLREPLKDGDFFGFAAAFVAEHPADVVFVQGMEHSLLDYEETKRQSGWTKAEIQNYSWKDVPPILRNLNQQRDRFRNELPVCFVFLVPLFLVKYLKRRAPDFFDWRSGVFELQDDDATLKQQVEDCRLEDPSQIKNLSAGERIQRALEIKDLLDNPTIQSDQQFRLLYDLGLIQFENQDSRSGWVSWDKASHVPVCEAESLYLQGNVLYKLRRYEEAIASYECAVKIKPDYHETWYNCGLALHNLGRYEEAIASYERTADIEPDNHYAWYGRSLALYNLRRYEEAIASYERAVDIEPDNHYAWYGRGLALYNLRRYEEAIASYERTVDIEPDNYHSWYGRGLALYNLRRYEEAVASYERAVEIKPDYHEAWYNRGIALDDLGRYEDAIASYDKALEIRPDYELAQDNRQIALKKLRSPLRRLTSWFQGWFGNQAVS; encoded by the coding sequence GGAACTGCCGGACTACGACGCTGACGCGGAGTATGGGGCGCTGCTGCGGGCGTTGCGGCGGCAAGAGGGCTTTGGCATTTTGTTTGTGCGCTGCTCGCCGAGTCAGGGCCGCCAGCTGATTGACGAATTGAAACAAGATTTACCACAGAAGCGCTGTGCAGAGTTGACGCTGAGGGAGCCGCTAAAAGATGGGGACTTTTTTGGGTTTGCGGCTGCATTTGTGGCGGAGCATCCGGCGGATGTGGTGTTTGTGCAGGGCATGGAGCACTCGCTGCTGGATTATGAGGAAACCAAGCGACAAAGCGGCTGGACGAAAGCGGAGATTCAGAACTATAGCTGGAAAGACGTACCGCCCATTTTGCGGAATCTGAACCAGCAGCGAGATCGCTTTCGCAATGAGCTGCCTGTATGTTTTGTGTTTCTAGTGCCGCTGTTTTTGGTGAAGTACCTGAAGCGCCGGGCACCGGACTTTTTTGATTGGCGATCGGGCGTGTTTGAGCTGCAAGATGACGACGCCACCCTGAAGCAGCAGGTGGAAGACTGTCGTCTCGAAGACCCGAGCCAAATTAAGAATCTCTCAGCGGGCGAACGGATTCAGCGGGCTTTGGAAATTAAAGATTTGCTGGATAATCCCACTATCCAGAGCGACCAGCAGTTTCGGTTGTTGTATGACTTAGGCCTCATTCAGTTTGAGAATCAGGATAGCCGCAGCGGCTGGGTAAGCTGGGACAAGGCGAGTCATGTTCCTGTCTGCGAAGCCGAAAGCTTATATCTACAAGGCAACGTTCTTTACAAACTCAGGCGCTATGAGGAGGCCATTGCCAGCTATGAGTGCGCCGTCAAGATAAAACCCGACTATCACGAAACTTGGTATAACTGCGGTCTTGCCCTCCATAATTTAGGGCGCTACGAGGAGGCCATTGCCAGCTATGAGCGCACCGCCGACATCGAACCAGATAATCATTACGCGTGGTACGGCCGCAGCCTTGCCCTCTACAACTTAAGGCGCTACGAAGAGGCCATTGCCAGCTATGAGCGCGCCGTTGACATCGAACCAGATAATCACTATGCGTGGTACGGCCGCGGTCTTGCTCTCTATAACTTAAGGCGCTATGAAGAGGCCATTGCCAGCTATGAGCGCACCGTCGACATCGAACCAGATAATTACCACTCGTGGTACGGCCGCGGTCTTGCCCTCTATAACTTAAGGCGCTACGAAGAGGCCGTTGCCAGCTATGAGCGCGCCGTCGAGATTAAACCTGACTACCACGAAGCGTGGTACAACCGCGGCATTGCCCTCGATGACTTAGGGCGCTATGAGGACGCGATCGCTAGCTATGATAAAGCGCTAGAAATTAGGCCGGATTATGAACTTGCTCAGGACAACCGTCAGATTGCTCTTAAAAAGCTGAGATCGCCTTTAAGGAGGCTAACGTCTTGGTTTCAAGGTTGGTTTGGTAACCAGGCAGTGAGCTAA
- a CDS encoding ABC transporter ATP-binding protein has protein sequence MAKFADVIQYYKNYKAIAVFSIAASSLFELLDLVVPYAIGQLLNLLSDRPVDRLAQGLADGLAGLAGVEVTRSLTLGLLLGMIFLVTVVRAPIEPWLGVWFHWDIALKSRRDHSVEVVKKLLSLPLGFYDENNPGRIAGRVARGLSNHTWTYPEIAGQLFPKLVRVAGIFCIIAIIDWRIAGLFFLSFVAILAFSMRDLIRLNRKEQALDKYMETTESRTSEIITNIKTVKAFATEHDELARQRQRLGRELKVVDQIIHRGYVVLMTWQELFIQTCVFGVLVLTLVATLRGNISLGHFVTTLTVSSMAYAELEPISNLAEIFARRYASMLRFHEFLQQPTGIEAASVSGTPEAVTRYQFTGKVHFEHLSFGYDRDRPVLKDIDLLIQPKQTVALVGRSGSGKSTLVKLLFRYFEPQQGRILIDGEDIRKLDITGYRKQLAIVHQEVDVFNGTLMDNLTYGNPHVTREQVDEACAIARVDEFINLMPDGYSTVVGERGVRLSGGQRQRLGIARALLMNPDVLVFDEATSSLDYESERAIQLAMRSILGTRTTLIIAHRLSTVRDADVIVVLDQGRILEMGSHEDLLNHGGLYHRLHMLQETGDLLG, from the coding sequence ATGGCGAAGTTCGCAGACGTTATTCAATACTACAAAAACTACAAGGCGATCGCAGTCTTCAGCATTGCCGCCAGCAGTCTCTTTGAGCTGCTGGATCTGGTGGTGCCCTATGCGATCGGTCAGCTGCTCAACCTGCTGTCAGACCGTCCGGTGGACCGTCTCGCGCAGGGATTGGCAGATGGGCTGGCGGGACTGGCCGGGGTGGAGGTGACGCGATCGCTGACCCTCGGCCTGCTGCTGGGGATGATTTTCCTGGTGACGGTCGTCCGCGCCCCGATTGAGCCGTGGCTGGGCGTCTGGTTCCACTGGGACATCGCTCTCAAAAGCCGCCGCGACCACTCAGTAGAGGTGGTGAAAAAGCTGCTCAGCTTGCCCCTCGGCTTTTACGACGAAAACAACCCCGGACGCATTGCCGGACGGGTCGCACGGGGTCTGTCGAACCACACCTGGACCTATCCCGAAATCGCGGGACAGCTTTTCCCGAAGCTGGTGCGGGTGGCGGGCATCTTTTGCATTATCGCCATCATCGATTGGCGCATCGCCGGACTCTTCTTCCTGTCCTTTGTGGCGATTCTGGCGTTCAGTATGCGCGACCTGATTCGGCTGAACCGCAAAGAGCAAGCCCTTGACAAGTACATGGAGACGACGGAGAGCCGCACCTCCGAGATCATCACCAACATCAAAACGGTCAAAGCCTTTGCGACGGAGCACGACGAGTTGGCGCGTCAACGTCAGCGGTTGGGTCGTGAGCTGAAGGTGGTCGATCAGATCATCCACCGGGGGTACGTGGTGTTGATGACCTGGCAGGAACTGTTCATTCAGACCTGTGTGTTTGGGGTGTTGGTGCTGACGCTGGTGGCGACCCTGCGAGGCAACATCTCCCTGGGGCACTTCGTCACCACGCTGACGGTTTCCAGCATGGCCTACGCCGAGTTGGAACCCATCAGCAACCTGGCGGAAATCTTCGCCCGTCGTTATGCCTCGATGCTGCGCTTTCACGAGTTTTTGCAGCAGCCCACAGGCATCGAAGCGGCGAGCGTATCAGGCACTCCCGAAGCCGTCACCCGCTACCAGTTCACGGGGAAGGTACATTTCGAGCATCTCAGCTTTGGTTACGATCGCGATCGCCCCGTCCTGAAGGACATCGATTTGCTGATTCAGCCGAAGCAGACCGTGGCGCTGGTGGGTCGTTCCGGTTCCGGTAAGTCCACCTTGGTGAAGCTGCTGTTCCGCTATTTTGAGCCGCAGCAGGGCCGCATCCTGATCGATGGCGAAGACATTCGCAAGCTGGATATCACGGGCTATCGCAAGCAATTGGCGATCGTTCACCAGGAGGTGGATGTCTTTAACGGCACGCTGATGGATAACCTGACCTATGGCAATCCCCACGTGACGCGGGAGCAGGTGGATGAAGCCTGTGCGATCGCGCGCGTGGACGAGTTCATCAACCTGATGCCCGATGGCTATTCGACGGTGGTGGGGGAACGGGGCGTGCGCCTCTCGGGGGGACAGCGCCAGCGGCTCGGCATCGCCCGCGCCCTGCTGATGAACCCCGATGTGCTCGTCTTTGACGAAGCCACCTCTAGCCTCGACTACGAATCGGAGCGGGCGATTCAACTGGCGATGCGCAGCATCCTCGGTACCCGCACGACCCTGATCATCGCTCACCGCCTGAGCACCGTCCGCGATGCCGATGTCATCGTCGTCCTCGATCAGGGCCGCATTTTGGAGATGGGCAGTCACGAAGACCTGCTCAACCACGGTGGTCTCTACCACCGTCTCCACATGCTCCAAGAAACTGGCGATTTGTTGGGGTAG
- the serA gene encoding phosphoglycerate dehydrogenase has protein sequence MPKVLVSDPIDQAGIDILSQVAQVDVQTKLSPDELANIIGDYDALMIRSGTKVTQAVIDAGQNLKIIGRAGVGVDNVDVPAATRRGIVVVNSPEGNTIAAAEHALAMMLSLSRYIPVADQSVKAGEWNRKAFTGVEVYKKTLGVVGLGKIGSHVATVARALGMKLLAYDPFISADRAEKLGCRLVELDLLFREADYITLHLPKTPETANLINAKTLATMKPTTRIINCARGGIIDEVALADALSKDVIAGAALDVYAEEPLGPDSPLRSLDRKAILTPHLGASTEEAQINVATDVAEQIRDVLLGLPAKSAVNIPGLRADVMEQMRPYLQLAETLGNLVGQLAGGRIESLNVQMQGELAQKDSQPVVIAALKGLLSHALQERVNYVNANIEAKERGIHVIETRDTDVKGYTSSLRLTAVGSLGEHSVSGVLLGGSEIRVTDIDEFPINVPPTKHMLFTLHRDMPGIIGKIGSLLGSFNVNIASMQVGRKIVRGDAVMVLSIDDPLPEGILDEITKVPGIRDAYTVSL, from the coding sequence ATGCCCAAGGTTTTAGTATCTGACCCCATCGATCAGGCCGGCATTGATATTTTGTCGCAGGTCGCTCAAGTGGACGTGCAGACCAAGCTTTCTCCCGACGAACTCGCCAACATCATCGGGGACTACGATGCGCTGATGATTCGTTCGGGCACCAAAGTCACCCAAGCCGTGATTGACGCGGGGCAAAACCTCAAAATCATCGGTCGGGCTGGGGTCGGCGTCGATAATGTGGATGTCCCCGCCGCCACCCGACGCGGCATCGTGGTGGTGAACTCCCCCGAGGGCAACACCATCGCCGCCGCAGAACATGCCCTGGCGATGATGCTGTCCCTGTCGCGCTACATCCCCGTCGCGGATCAGTCGGTTAAAGCGGGCGAGTGGAATCGCAAAGCTTTTACAGGCGTCGAAGTGTATAAAAAGACCCTGGGCGTCGTGGGTCTGGGCAAAATCGGTTCCCACGTGGCGACCGTGGCGCGGGCGTTGGGCATGAAGCTGCTGGCCTATGACCCGTTTATCTCGGCGGATCGGGCCGAAAAACTGGGCTGTCGGCTGGTCGAACTGGATTTGCTGTTCCGCGAGGCTGACTACATCACCCTGCACCTGCCCAAAACCCCCGAAACAGCGAACCTGATCAACGCCAAGACCCTGGCCACCATGAAGCCCACCACCCGCATTATCAACTGTGCGCGGGGCGGCATTATCGACGAGGTAGCGTTGGCCGATGCCCTGAGCAAAGACGTGATTGCCGGAGCCGCCTTGGACGTGTACGCGGAAGAACCCCTGGGGCCGGATTCGCCGTTGCGATCGCTCGACCGCAAAGCCATCTTGACTCCGCACCTCGGCGCTTCGACCGAAGAAGCCCAGATCAACGTCGCCACCGATGTCGCCGAACAAATTCGCGATGTGCTGCTGGGCTTGCCTGCTAAATCAGCGGTGAACATCCCCGGTCTACGAGCCGACGTGATGGAGCAAATGCGCCCCTATCTGCAACTGGCAGAAACCCTGGGCAACCTGGTGGGCCAACTGGCGGGCGGTCGCATCGAGTCGCTGAATGTGCAAATGCAGGGCGAACTGGCACAAAAAGATAGCCAGCCCGTCGTCATTGCGGCGCTGAAAGGCTTACTCTCCCACGCCTTGCAAGAGCGAGTGAACTACGTCAACGCCAACATTGAGGCCAAAGAGCGGGGCATTCACGTCATCGAAACCCGCGACACCGACGTAAAAGGCTACACCAGCTCCCTGCGCCTGACCGCTGTCGGCTCCCTGGGCGAGCATTCCGTCAGTGGCGTCTTGTTGGGGGGCAGCGAGATTCGCGTTACTGATATCGACGAATTCCCCATCAACGTGCCGCCGACCAAGCACATGCTGTTTACCCTGCACCGCGACATGCCGGGCATCATCGGCAAAATTGGCTCGCTGTTGGGCAGTTTCAACGTCAACATTGCCAGTATGCAGGTGGGCCGCAAAATTGTGCGGGGCGATGCGGTGATGGTGCTGAGTATCGATGATCCCCTGCCAGAGGGTATCTTAGATGAGATTACAAAGGTGCCCGGCATTCGGGATGCTTATACCGTGAGCCTTTAG